A genomic segment from Phalacrocorax aristotelis chromosome 16, bGulAri2.1, whole genome shotgun sequence encodes:
- the TSEN54 gene encoding tRNA-splicing endonuclease subunit Sen54 isoform X1: MEAGGSGRLSAAELLAARGRKAPQRPRGQKDFIPDGSAEQAEKLRLCREEQWQLLSEERVERLGNLVKAEWKPGQSIVELQSPAGKFWHTMGFTQRGKQCLLPEEALYLLECGSVQLFYRDLPLSIQEAYEILLSQEAMSLPHYQVFSHLKQLGYVVLRFDPSTVLSPYERQLNLQSHCKSSGKQHRKRRRSSSPRSHEKKHKVSEDLPEAEGTSEKAGDDRGDSGCLPMDEKPLSEQPKELDAGSGEGESNPVPLDTGQKDSLSPSRSRAGDHKESSTGTHAPRWDFTTIVLPNMAPDQPCTHLPSPDNRLLPENVPGREVDAACWCARINQKQEKLSRKEREQRERESRYKSSVNADREVRRCSNWQEYKALLEQRSRQRVWRRPPHLWDQAVTPLLRPEEATSSAVLLQQISVLQPSHILDGAARLQEDPEGMKIDFDVYQADAVAKFKKTNPGKPFVRMCVRSFDEHIPSLRALKQVTYQSGDVPVVFALVDHGEIAFYSLKEFKLPVDVDH, encoded by the exons ATGGAGGCCGGCGGCTCGGGCCGCCTGAG CGCGGCGGAGCTGCTGGCGGCCCGCGGCCGCAAAGCCCCTCAGCGTCCCCGCGGGCAGAAGGACTTCATCCCCGACGGCTCGGCCGAGCAGGCGGAGAAGCTGCGGCTGTGCCGGGAGGAGCAGTGGCAGCTGCTCTCCGAGGAGCGGGTGGAGCGGCT GGGGAATCTGGTGAAAGCTGAGTGGAAGCCAGGACAGAGCATCGTAGAGCTGCAGTCCCCTGCG GGGAAGTTCTGGCACACCATGGGGTTCACACAGCGTGGCAAACAGTGCCTGCTGCCTGAGGAAGCTCTGTACCTGCTGGAGTGT GGCTCTGTTCAGCTCTTTTACAGGGATTTGCCCTTGTCAATCCAGGAAGCCTACGAGATCCTGCTGTCCCAGGAGGCAATGAGCCTGCCACATTACCAG GTGTTCAGCCACTTGAAGCAACTGGGTTATGTTGTACTGAGATTCGACCCCAG CACTGTCCTGTCTCCCTACGAGAGGCAACTGAACCTGCAAAGTCACTGCAAGAGCTCTGGGAAACAGCATCgcaaaaggaggaggagttCCAGCCCCCG GTCACATGAGAAGAAACATAAGGTATCCGAAGACCTTCCAGAGGCTGAAGGGACCTCTGAAAAAGCTGGAGATGACCGTGGAGACTCCGGCTGCCTTCCCATGGATGAAAAGCCCTTGTCAGAGCAGCCAAAGGAATTGGATGCTGGCAGTGGAGAGGGGGAGTCAAACCCAGTTCCTCTTGATACAGGACAAAAGGACTCCCTGAGCCCGTCCAGGAGCCGGGCTGGAGACCACAAGGAGAGCAGCACTGGCACCCATGCACCCCGCTGGGATTTTACCACCATTGTCTTGCCAAACATGGCCCCAGACCAGCCATGCACACATCTGCCCTCACCTGACAACAGGCTCCTGCCGGAGAACGTGCCGGGGAGGGAGGTTGATGCAGCCTGCTGGTGCGCACGCATCAATCAGAAACAGGAGAAGCTGTCACGGAAGGAAAGGGAGCAGCGAGAGAGGGAGAGCAGGTACAAGAGCAGTGTCAATGCTGACCGGGAGGTGAGGCGCTGCTCCAACTGGCAGGAGTACAAAGCCCTTTTGGAGCAGAGGAGCCGGCAGAGGGTTTGGAGACGACCGCCGCATCTCTGGGACCAAGCTGTCACACCGCTTTTGCGGCCAGAGGAAGCTACCTCGTCAG ctGTGCTCCTCCAGCAGATCAGCGTGCTGCAGCCCTCCCACATCCTGGATGGAGCTGCCCG GCTGCAGGAGGACCCAGAGGGCATGAAGATAGACTTCGATGTGTATCAAGCAGATGCTGTGGCCAAGTTCAAGAAGACAAACCCTGGGAAGCCGTTTGTCAGGATGTGTGTTCGGAG ctttGATGAGCACATTCCGTCCCTTCGGGCTCTGAAGCAGGTTACGTATCAGAGTGGGGATGTCCCAGTGGTCTTTGCGCTGGTGGATCACGgagaaattgctttttattcGCTAAAGGAATTCAAGCTGCCGGTTGATGTTGATCACTGA
- the TSEN54 gene encoding tRNA-splicing endonuclease subunit Sen54 isoform X2: protein MEAGGSGRLSAAELLAARGRKAPQRPRGQKDFIPDGSAEQAEKLRLCREEQWQLLSEERVERLGNLVKAEWKPGQSIVELQSPAGSVQLFYRDLPLSIQEAYEILLSQEAMSLPHYQVFSHLKQLGYVVLRFDPSTVLSPYERQLNLQSHCKSSGKQHRKRRRSSSPRSHEKKHKVSEDLPEAEGTSEKAGDDRGDSGCLPMDEKPLSEQPKELDAGSGEGESNPVPLDTGQKDSLSPSRSRAGDHKESSTGTHAPRWDFTTIVLPNMAPDQPCTHLPSPDNRLLPENVPGREVDAACWCARINQKQEKLSRKEREQRERESRYKSSVNADREVRRCSNWQEYKALLEQRSRQRVWRRPPHLWDQAVTPLLRPEEATSSAVLLQQISVLQPSHILDGAARLQEDPEGMKIDFDVYQADAVAKFKKTNPGKPFVRMCVRSFDEHIPSLRALKQVTYQSGDVPVVFALVDHGEIAFYSLKEFKLPVDVDH, encoded by the exons ATGGAGGCCGGCGGCTCGGGCCGCCTGAG CGCGGCGGAGCTGCTGGCGGCCCGCGGCCGCAAAGCCCCTCAGCGTCCCCGCGGGCAGAAGGACTTCATCCCCGACGGCTCGGCCGAGCAGGCGGAGAAGCTGCGGCTGTGCCGGGAGGAGCAGTGGCAGCTGCTCTCCGAGGAGCGGGTGGAGCGGCT GGGGAATCTGGTGAAAGCTGAGTGGAAGCCAGGACAGAGCATCGTAGAGCTGCAGTCCCCTGCG GGCTCTGTTCAGCTCTTTTACAGGGATTTGCCCTTGTCAATCCAGGAAGCCTACGAGATCCTGCTGTCCCAGGAGGCAATGAGCCTGCCACATTACCAG GTGTTCAGCCACTTGAAGCAACTGGGTTATGTTGTACTGAGATTCGACCCCAG CACTGTCCTGTCTCCCTACGAGAGGCAACTGAACCTGCAAAGTCACTGCAAGAGCTCTGGGAAACAGCATCgcaaaaggaggaggagttCCAGCCCCCG GTCACATGAGAAGAAACATAAGGTATCCGAAGACCTTCCAGAGGCTGAAGGGACCTCTGAAAAAGCTGGAGATGACCGTGGAGACTCCGGCTGCCTTCCCATGGATGAAAAGCCCTTGTCAGAGCAGCCAAAGGAATTGGATGCTGGCAGTGGAGAGGGGGAGTCAAACCCAGTTCCTCTTGATACAGGACAAAAGGACTCCCTGAGCCCGTCCAGGAGCCGGGCTGGAGACCACAAGGAGAGCAGCACTGGCACCCATGCACCCCGCTGGGATTTTACCACCATTGTCTTGCCAAACATGGCCCCAGACCAGCCATGCACACATCTGCCCTCACCTGACAACAGGCTCCTGCCGGAGAACGTGCCGGGGAGGGAGGTTGATGCAGCCTGCTGGTGCGCACGCATCAATCAGAAACAGGAGAAGCTGTCACGGAAGGAAAGGGAGCAGCGAGAGAGGGAGAGCAGGTACAAGAGCAGTGTCAATGCTGACCGGGAGGTGAGGCGCTGCTCCAACTGGCAGGAGTACAAAGCCCTTTTGGAGCAGAGGAGCCGGCAGAGGGTTTGGAGACGACCGCCGCATCTCTGGGACCAAGCTGTCACACCGCTTTTGCGGCCAGAGGAAGCTACCTCGTCAG ctGTGCTCCTCCAGCAGATCAGCGTGCTGCAGCCCTCCCACATCCTGGATGGAGCTGCCCG GCTGCAGGAGGACCCAGAGGGCATGAAGATAGACTTCGATGTGTATCAAGCAGATGCTGTGGCCAAGTTCAAGAAGACAAACCCTGGGAAGCCGTTTGTCAGGATGTGTGTTCGGAG ctttGATGAGCACATTCCGTCCCTTCGGGCTCTGAAGCAGGTTACGTATCAGAGTGGGGATGTCCCAGTGGTCTTTGCGCTGGTGGATCACGgagaaattgctttttattcGCTAAAGGAATTCAAGCTGCCGGTTGATGTTGATCACTGA